CCCATTTTGCATCTCCATTTAATGCTCCTAATGATGATCCTTTTACTACTGGTATTTCATCTCCTGGGAATCCATATTCACTTAGTAATTCTCTTACTTCCATTTCTACTAAGTCTAATAATTCTTCATCTTCTACCATATCCACTTTATTTAAGTATACTACTATGTAAGGTACTCCTACTTGTCTTGCTAATAGTATATGTTCTCTTGTTTGTGGCATTGGTCCATCTGCTGCTGATACTACTAAGATTGCTCCATCCATTTGTGCTGCACCTGTTATCATATTTTTTACATAGTCAGCATGCCCTGGACAGTCTACGTGTGCGTAGTGTCTTGTTTCTGATTCATATTCTATGTGTGCTGTATTGATTGTTATTCCTCTTTCTCTTTCTTCTGGAGCTTGGTCTATGTTTTCAAAGTCTACTTTTTCTGCTAGTCCTTTTGATGCTAATACTTTTGATATCGCTGCTGTTGTTGTTGTCTTTCCGTGGTCTACGTGTCCTATTGTCCCCACGTTT
This is a stretch of genomic DNA from Caviibacter abscessus. It encodes these proteins:
- the tuf gene encoding elongation factor Tu, translating into NVGTIGHVDHGKTTTTAAISKVLASKGLAEKVDFENIDQAPEERERGITINTAHIEYESETRHYAHVDCPGHADYVKNMITGAAQMDGAILVVSAADGPMPQTREHILLARQVGVPYIVVYLNKVDMVEDEELLDLVEMEVRELLSEYGFPGDEIPVVKGSSLGALNGDAKWEGQILELIKAVDEYIPTPERPVDQPFLMPIEDVMTITGRGTVVTGRIERGIVKVGEEVEIVGIKDTAKTTVTGIEMFRKLLDQGEAGDNVGALLRGIKKEEVERGQV